Proteins encoded in a region of the Salinicoccus sp. RF5 genome:
- the rlmN gene encoding 23S rRNA (adenine(2503)-C(2))-methyltransferase RlmN produces the protein MIQRPPKKPIKNNRQPDFDQPSIYSLSLSDLEELAIGWGEEKYRGGQIFEWLYTHRADHFDDMLNLPKAMRESLAENYSMDPLETVVRQESEDGTMKFLFRLRDGYTIETVLMRHDYGNSVCVTTQVGCQIGCSFCASTLGGLKRNLEAGEIVSQVVQIQKALDETDERVSSIVIMGIGEPFENYVQMMQFIRIINHDDGLNIGARHITVSTSGIVPRIYDFADEDIQINFAVSLHAADNETRTRLMPINKAYDIDKLMDSLKYYQQQTNRRVTFEYGLFGGVNDQPEHARALSELIKDLKCHVNLIPVNHVPERNYVRTSKDDIFDFLETLNECGVNATLRREQGTDIDAACGQLRAKESKQETGE, from the coding sequence ATGATTCAAAGACCACCAAAAAAACCGATAAAGAACAACAGGCAGCCCGATTTCGACCAGCCCTCCATCTACTCGCTATCCCTTTCGGATCTTGAAGAACTCGCCATCGGATGGGGAGAGGAGAAGTACCGCGGCGGCCAGATCTTCGAGTGGCTCTATACACACCGGGCCGACCATTTCGATGATATGCTGAACCTGCCGAAGGCGATGCGGGAGTCCCTCGCTGAAAACTACAGCATGGATCCGCTTGAAACCGTGGTCAGGCAGGAAAGTGAAGACGGAACTATGAAATTCCTCTTCCGCCTGCGTGACGGCTATACGATCGAGACGGTACTGATGCGCCATGACTACGGCAACTCGGTATGTGTGACGACCCAGGTGGGCTGCCAGATCGGCTGCAGCTTCTGCGCCTCTACACTTGGCGGGTTGAAGCGGAACCTCGAAGCGGGGGAAATCGTCTCCCAGGTCGTACAGATACAGAAGGCGCTCGATGAAACGGATGAGCGTGTCAGCAGCATCGTCATCATGGGCATCGGGGAACCTTTCGAAAACTACGTCCAGATGATGCAGTTCATCAGGATCATCAATCATGATGATGGTCTGAACATCGGTGCACGCCACATTACAGTGTCCACGAGCGGCATCGTGCCGAGGATCTATGATTTTGCGGATGAGGATATACAGATCAACTTTGCGGTGAGCCTGCATGCAGCGGACAATGAGACACGTACGCGTCTGATGCCGATCAATAAAGCCTATGACATCGACAAGCTGATGGACTCGCTCAAGTATTACCAGCAGCAGACGAATCGCAGGGTCACTTTCGAGTACGGCCTGTTCGGCGGCGTCAATGACCAGCCGGAACATGCGCGGGCGCTGAGTGAACTGATCAAGGACCTCAAGTGCCATGTCAACCTGATTCCGGTCAACCATGTCCCGGAACGGAACTATGTCAGGACGAGCAAGGACGATATATTCGATTTTCTTGAAACGCTTAACGAATGCGGTGTGAATGCCACCCTCAGAAGGGAGCAGGGCACCGACATCGATGCTGCATGTGGACAGCTCAGGGCAAAAGAATCCAAACAGGAGACGGGGGAGTAG
- a CDS encoding Stp1/IreP family PP2C-type Ser/Thr phosphatase, with the protein MKVIDRSIRGDYRDLNEDVTGIFKNGTGQMLMLVSDGMGGHRYGDVASRFVHDEVGAAWENENLLNVEDGVEFLRRLVMDVNRRMFDYQQEKPEYQGMGTTLVLAAVIEETIIILNVGDSRAYAMNDRTMEQVTKDHSFVNMLVDAGEITEAEAKVHPKRNIITKAMGTDRLIQADVFRLRNRQYDYLLLASDGLTDDPDDSELHAIITRGGRSLEEKASQLVDQALKSGSTDNISLVLADLKASEGE; encoded by the coding sequence TTGAAAGTCATCGATCGGAGTATTCGGGGGGATTACAGGGATCTCAACGAAGATGTTACAGGTATATTCAAAAATGGCACGGGGCAGATGCTGATGCTCGTATCGGATGGCATGGGCGGCCACCGGTACGGGGATGTGGCGAGCCGGTTTGTACATGATGAAGTTGGGGCCGCTTGGGAAAATGAAAACCTGCTGAATGTTGAAGATGGCGTGGAATTTCTGCGCCGTCTGGTAATGGACGTCAACAGGCGGATGTTCGACTACCAACAGGAAAAACCGGAATACCAGGGCATGGGCACGACGCTTGTGCTGGCTGCTGTGATCGAAGAGACGATCATCATACTCAACGTCGGAGACTCCAGAGCCTATGCCATGAATGACCGGACGATGGAACAGGTGACGAAGGATCATTCCTTCGTCAATATGCTGGTCGACGCAGGGGAAATCACAGAAGCGGAGGCCAAAGTGCACCCGAAGCGCAACATCATTACAAAGGCGATGGGCACGGACCGTCTGATCCAGGCGGATGTCTTCAGACTGAGGAACAGGCAGTATGACTACCTTCTGCTTGCCTCCGACGGACTGACGGACGATCCCGACGACAGTGAACTGCACGCCATCATCACCCGGGGCGGGAGGTCGCTTGAAGAAAAGGCATCCCAGCTTGTGGATCAGGCGTTGAAGAGCGGATCCACCGACAACATCAGTCTGGTGCTTGCTGATCTGAAGGCGAGTGAAGGGGAGTGA